In the genome of Colletes latitarsis isolate SP2378_abdomen chromosome 9, iyColLati1, whole genome shotgun sequence, one region contains:
- the Beta-phers gene encoding phenylalanine--tRNA ligase beta subunit: protein MPTVNVKRDLLFKALGKTYSDDEFQDLCFKFGLELDEVTTEKLMIIKEKGLDQNTEVSDEIIYKIDIPANRYDLLCLEGLTLGLLIFLNKIDIPHYMAMNSDTGMQKITMTSECLKIRGHIVAAILRDITFTKDSYDSFIDLQDKLHKNIGRKRSLVSIGTHDLDTIQGPFLYDAKPPADICFKPLNQDREYTGEGIMNLYANHAQLKRYLHIIKDSPVFPVVQDSNGIILSLPPIINGDHSKITLDTKNVFIECTATDLTKARIVLDTIVCAFSQYCKTRYTVEKVEVIYPNKQVFHYPDLKYRTEEIDCEKAINYIGIKQTAEEVANLLSKMSLKTCVRKNNILNIEIPPTRHDVIHACDIYEDIAIAYGYNNIQKTIPYLSTIAEELPLNKLSDQLRTELACAGFTEALTFSLCSREDIADKLGHKLENVTAVHISNPKTLEFQVARTTLLPGLLKTLAANKKMPLPQKLFEVSDVILRDNTTEVGARNNRNLCVLYCNKSDGFEIIHGLLDRILQVLEIPWSVGENSDGYYLRAVDDPTFFRHRCAEILCYNKVIGKMGVLHPDVITKFDLNIPCSVLEIDIESFV, encoded by the exons ATGCCGACCGTTAATGTCAAACGTGACTTATTATTTAAAGCTCTTGGTAAAACGTATT CGGATGATGAGTTTCAAGATTTGTGCTTCAAATTTGGTTTAGAATTGGACGAAGTG aCAACAGAAAAGTTAATGATAATAAAGGAAAAAGGACTAGATCAAAATACAGAAGTATCTGATgaaattatatataaaattgACATACCAGCAAACAGATATGATTTAttatgcttggaaggtttaactCTTGGATTGCTCATATTTTTAAACAA AATAGATATACCGCATTATATGGCGATGAATTCAGATACAGGCATGCAGAAGATTACTATGACAAGCGAG TGTCTGAAAATCAGAGGACATATCGTTGCAGCTATTTTACGTGACATTACATTCACAAAAGACTCTTACGATAGTTTCATTGATCTGCAAGacaaattacataaaaatataggAAGAAAACGGAGTTTGGTATCTATCGGTACTCATGATTTGGACACAATTCAGGGTCCATTTTTATATGATGCAAAACCACCAGCCGACATCTGTTTTAAACCACTTAATCAAGATAGGGAGTATACAGGAGAAGGAATTATGAACTTATACGCT AATCATGCACAGTTAAAACGATACCTACACATCATAAAAGATAGTCCAGTTTTTCCTGTAGTGCAAGATAGCAATGGAATTATTTTATCCCTTCCACCTATTATCAATGGAGATCATTCAAAAATTACACTCGATACCAAAAATGTATTCATTGAATGTACAGCAACAGATCTTACAAAG GCAAGGATAGTGTTGGACACTATAGTCTGCGCATTTAGTCAATACTGTAAAACAAGATATACAGTAGAAAAGGTGGAAGTAATATATCCTAATAAACAAGTATTTCATTATCCTGACTTAAAATATCGAACTGAAGAAATTGATTGTGAGAAAGCTATAAATTATATTGGCATAAAACAAACAGCAGAAGAAGTAGCTAATCTACTTTCTAAAATGTCGTTAAAAACATGCGTCAGGAAAAATAACATATTGAATATTGAAATACCTCCCACTAGACACGATGTGATACATGCATGTGACATTTATGAAGATATCGCCATAGCATATGGATACAACAACATTCAGAAAACTATACCATATTTATCTACAATCGCAGAAGAG CTCCCTCTTAATAAATTGTCCGATCAATTACGTACGGAATTGGCTTGTGCTGGTTTTACAGAAGCATTGACTTTCTCATTg TGTTCACGCGAAGATATAGCGGATAAATTAGGTCATAAACTGGAAAACGTAACAGCGGTTCATATATCAAATCCAAAAACTTTAGAATTTCAG GTAGCACGCACTACTCTACTGCCAGGATTATTGAAGACACTAGCTGCAAATAAAAAAATGCCACTACCTCAGAAATTGTTTGAAGTTTCCGATGTTATATTAAGAGATAATACTACGGAAGTAGGTGCGCGTAATAATCGTAATTTGTGCGTGCTGTATTGTAATAAATCGGATGGTTTCGAAATAATTCATGGTTTATTGGACAGAATattacaagtattagaaataccgTGGAGCGTTGGTGAAAATTCGGACGGTTATTATCTTCGCGCGGTCGACG aTCCTACTTTCTTCCGTCATCGTTGTGCGGAAATTTTGTGTTATAACAAAGTGATTGGAAAAATGGGCGTTCTACATCCGGATGTAATTACAAAATTTGATCTAAATATACCCTGCTCTGTATTAGAGATCGATATTGAATCATTTGTAtaa
- the Spict gene encoding magnesium transporter spict isoform X1, which yields MNATTEIIVNTKLYNATDFYVGLGLAISSCGFIGASFIIKKKALIRLQRYGALRASSGGFGYLKEWVWWVGLLSMGIGEASNFAAYMFAPASLVTQLGALSVLISAVLASKYLDERLNLLGKIGCLLCILGSTILVLHAPKEEEIRTLNELLDKIKNPGFIVYVLVIIICSLLIIFHFGPVCGKQNIIVYICLCSSIGSLTVMSCKGLGLALKETINGFNGFANWLTWFFLFSVILCISVQMNYLNRSLDLFETTIVTPIYYVFFTTLVIIASAILFREWENMSAEDILGSFCGFFTVIIAIFLLNAFKELDIHYGNISHILQPKRELIRNNTQWTIKNEETLITRTDIELEHTYRTQPLLRNF from the exons ATGAATGCGACAACAGAAATTATAGTTAATACAAAATTATATAATGCAACAGATTTTTacgtaggtttgggattagcgatTAGTTCCTGCGGTTTTATAG GCGCtagttttattataaaaaaaaaagcgttGATTCGTCTACAAAGGTACGGCGCGTTACGAGCTTCGTCCGGAGGATTTGGATACTTGAAAGAATGGGTATGGTGGGTTGGTCTTCTTTCAA TGGGAATAGGAGAAGCAAGTAATTTTGCTGCTTATATGTTTGCTCCAGCTTCATTGGTTACGCAATTAGGTGCACTCAGTGTTCTAATATCTGCAGTATTAGCATCAAAGTATTTAGACGAAAGACTTAATTTACTAGGAAAG ATTGGCTGCCTTTTATGCATCTTAGGTTCTACGATTCTTGTACTTCATGCTCCCAAAGAGGAAGAAATTAGAACATTAAATGAGCTTTTGGACAAGATCAAGAATCCAGGATTTATTGTCTATGTTTTAGTTATAATAATATGCAgtcttttaataatttttcattttggccCTGTTTGTGGAAAGCAGAATATAATTGTGTACATTTGTCTGTGTTCATCTATTGGCTCATTAACTGTTATGAGCTGCAAGGGATTGGGATTGGCTTTAAAAGAAACCATTAATGGATTTAATGGATTTGCAAACTGGTTAACatggttttttttatttagtgTTATACTTTGCATCAGTGTACaaatgaattatttaaatagATCGTTGGACTTATTTGAAACCACTATCGTGACACCAATTTATTATGTATTTTTTACAACATTAGTAATAATTGCTTCTGCTATACTGTTCAGAGAATGGGAAAATATGAGTGCAGAAGATATTTTGGGTTCTTTTTGTGGTTTTTTCACTGTGATAATtgcaatatttttattgaatGCATTTAAAGAACTAGACATACACTATGGAAATATAAGTCATATATTGCAACCTAAAAGGGAATTAATACGTAATAATACTCAGTGGACTATTAAGAATGAAGAAACATTAATAACAAGAACAGATATAGAACTAGAGCATACGTACAGAACTCAACCTTTATTAAGAAACTTCTAG
- the Cni gene encoding protein cornichon, translating to MAFNLAAFSYVVALITDAFLIFFAIFHVISFDELKAGYKNPIEHCNSLNPIVIPEYSLHIVINILFLISGQWFALFLNIPLIAYHLWQYWHRPVMSKPGLYDPTSIMNAQVLTAHQREGWIKLAFYLLSFFYYLYGMINLLIQ from the exons ATGGCGTTCAATTTGGCCGCTTTTTCATATGTTGTGGCTTTAATTACAGATGCTTTCTTGATATTCTTCGCAATATTTCAT GTTATTTCATTCGATGAATTAAAGGCTGGGTATAAAAATCCGATCGAACACTGTAACAGTTTAAATCCG ATAGTTATTCCAGAATATAGCCTACatattgtgattaacattttatttCTAATAAGTGGACAATGGTTTGCATTATTCCTCAATATTCCATTAATAGCATATCACTTATGGCAGTATTGGCATAGACCTGTTATGTCTAAACCAGGCCTCTACGACCCCACTAGTATAATGAATGCTCAAGTTTTAACAGCTCATCAAAGGGAAGGATGGATTAAACTTGCATTTTATCTCTTGtcgtttttttattatttatatgg CATGATCAATTTATTGATTCAATGA
- the Fy gene encoding fuzzy planar cell polarity protein-like protein: MVAHIMCLTSSGGIPLFSRQKGEGDTMTFSKIASLNGIHMFLKSQDIKLLYTDLPDTTVMWKEFEQSVTLIAIATGTTKYILTQFLDAIFGAMILFVGIDEVKSAKNIEKLKKDMRLCSPIVDSLLQCLDAGDGISLKTDIVNMTECIMCNENNLLQTCLEGYVECLDSIYGCILIHGCLAVATEGWWSLNPIERKLLIIAVTAEGVCTTRDIPVFLPYKSPNVAFRLVSVTLINHIEVLALCGPHPELSEIERFAVQCWKSSIDALHGAEQCYPKNLPMSINLDSETLGFLLANYKVQKFVLGRNTQYAKNRVSGSHRLDILRTFYHQAVETFILSPESEESERKSDNWKFVGAKEIYLCSEYHKCHAVKYGDHILCILYASIVPTHTMRLICQKILKMLIVDK, encoded by the exons ATGGTAGCTCACATTATGTGTTTAACTTCTTCTGGTGGAATTCCATTATTCTCTCGACAAAAAGGAGAAGGTGACACG ATGACATTTTCTAAAATAGCATCTCTAAATGGAATACATATGTTTCTTAAGTCACAAGACATCAAACTTTTATATACAGACTTACCAGATACTACTGTAATGTGGAAGGAGTTTGAACAAAGCGTTACATTAATAGCTATCGCAACTGGAactacaaaatatattttaactcAATTTCTTGATGCTATATTTGGTGCTATGATTTTATTTGTTGGTATCGACGAAGTAAAAAGtgcaaaaaatattgaaaagctTAAAAAAGACATGCGTTTATGTAGTCCAATTGTTGACAGTTTATTGCAATGTCTTGATGCTGGAGATGGAATTTCTTTAAAAACTGATATTGTCAATATGACGGAATGTATTATgtgcaatgaaaataatttacttcag aCTTGTTTAGAAGGTTATGTGGAATGTTTGGATTCTATATATGGATGTATTTTAATACATGGCTGCCTAGCAGTTGCCACAGAAGGATGGTGGAGTTTAAACCCGATAGAAAGGAAATTGTTAATAATAGCTGTTACTGCAGAAGGTGTTTGTACTACACGCGATATTCCAGTATTTTTACCTTATAAGAGTCCAAAT GTGGCTTTCAGACTAGTGTCTGTTACATTGATTAATCATATTGAAGTACTTGCATTATGCGGACCACATCCAGAATTAtcagaaattgaacgatttgctGTACAATGTTGGAAGAGTAGCATTGATGCTTTACACGGGGCAGAACAGTGCTATCCAAAGAATTTACCCATGTCTATAAATTTAGATTCGGAAACGCTTGG ATTTCTTTTGGCAAATTATAAAGTACAGAAATTCGTACTTGGCAGAAACACTCAGTATGCTAAAAACAGAGTCAGTGGATCGCACAGATTGGATATACTACGAACGTTTTATCATCAAGCTGTTGAAACCTTTATATTATCTCCTGAATCCGAAGAAAGTGAAAGAAAGAGTGATAATTGGAAATTCGTTGGTGcaaaagaaatatatttatgttcAGAATATCACAAATGTCATGCAGTTAAATATGGAGATCATATACTATGTATTTTATATGCTTCCATAGTTCCTACTCATACTATGAGATTAATTTGtcagaaaatattgaaaatgttaATTGTTGATAAGTAA
- the Spict gene encoding magnesium transporter spict isoform X2, producing the protein MNATTEIIVNTKLYNATDFYVGLGLAISSCGFIGASFIIKKKALIRLQRYGALRASSGGFGYLKEWVWWVGLLSTSLVTQLGALSVLISAVLASKYLDERLNLLGKIGCLLCILGSTILVLHAPKEEEIRTLNELLDKIKNPGFIVYVLVIIICSLLIIFHFGPVCGKQNIIVYICLCSSIGSLTVMSCKGLGLALKETINGFNGFANWLTWFFLFSVILCISVQMNYLNRSLDLFETTIVTPIYYVFFTTLVIIASAILFREWENMSAEDILGSFCGFFTVIIAIFLLNAFKELDIHYGNISHILQPKRELIRNNTQWTIKNEETLITRTDIELEHTYRTQPLLRNF; encoded by the exons ATGAATGCGACAACAGAAATTATAGTTAATACAAAATTATATAATGCAACAGATTTTTacgtaggtttgggattagcgatTAGTTCCTGCGGTTTTATAG GCGCtagttttattataaaaaaaaaagcgttGATTCGTCTACAAAGGTACGGCGCGTTACGAGCTTCGTCCGGAGGATTTGGATACTTGAAAGAATGGGTATGGTGGGTTGGTCTTCTTTCAA CTTCATTGGTTACGCAATTAGGTGCACTCAGTGTTCTAATATCTGCAGTATTAGCATCAAAGTATTTAGACGAAAGACTTAATTTACTAGGAAAG ATTGGCTGCCTTTTATGCATCTTAGGTTCTACGATTCTTGTACTTCATGCTCCCAAAGAGGAAGAAATTAGAACATTAAATGAGCTTTTGGACAAGATCAAGAATCCAGGATTTATTGTCTATGTTTTAGTTATAATAATATGCAgtcttttaataatttttcattttggccCTGTTTGTGGAAAGCAGAATATAATTGTGTACATTTGTCTGTGTTCATCTATTGGCTCATTAACTGTTATGAGCTGCAAGGGATTGGGATTGGCTTTAAAAGAAACCATTAATGGATTTAATGGATTTGCAAACTGGTTAACatggttttttttatttagtgTTATACTTTGCATCAGTGTACaaatgaattatttaaatagATCGTTGGACTTATTTGAAACCACTATCGTGACACCAATTTATTATGTATTTTTTACAACATTAGTAATAATTGCTTCTGCTATACTGTTCAGAGAATGGGAAAATATGAGTGCAGAAGATATTTTGGGTTCTTTTTGTGGTTTTTTCACTGTGATAATtgcaatatttttattgaatGCATTTAAAGAACTAGACATACACTATGGAAATATAAGTCATATATTGCAACCTAAAAGGGAATTAATACGTAATAATACTCAGTGGACTATTAAGAATGAAGAAACATTAATAACAAGAACAGATATAGAACTAGAGCATACGTACAGAACTCAACCTTTATTAAGAAACTTCTAG